The Pukyongia salina genome segment TATCTGTGGAAGGAGGAAACTTAATCGTAGATGGTAAGACCGTTCGCGTGACAGCCGAAAGAAACCCCGAAGATCTAAAATGGGATGCGGTAGGAGCCGATGTTATCATTGATTGTACCGGTATTTTTACCACCAAAGAAACCGCAGGAGCTCACCTTAAAGCCGGTGCGAGGAAGGTTGTTATCTCGGCGCCATCTAAGGATGCTCCTATGTTTGTTATGGGAGTGAATCATAAAGATGTGAAGCCGGACGATAATATTGTTTCAAATGCTTCCTGTACCACCAATTGCCTTGCGCCTATGGCAAAGGTAATAGATGACAATCTGGGGATAGTAGAAGGACTTATGACTACAGTTCACGCAGCCACTTCTACGCAATTCACGGTAGACAGCCCTTCACGTAAAAACTATAGACTGGGAAGAAGTGCCCTGTCTAATATTATACCAACATCTACAGGTGCTGCTGTTGCGGTTACCAAGGTAATTCCTTCGTTAAAAGGTAAACTTACAGGAATGGCATTCCGTGTGCCAACAACCGATGTATCTGTTGTAGATCTAACAGTTCGCACCGAAAAATCTGCTACCTACGATGAAGTGAAGCAAATGTTTAGAGATGCAGCGAAAGGTTCTTTTGCAGGTATTATAGATTATGTTGAAGATCCCGTGGTTTCTCAGGATTTTGTAAGCGACCCTAATACCTGTAATTTCGATGCAGACGCCGGCATTGCTCTTAACGACAATTTCTTTAAATTGATAGCCTGGTATGATAATGAGTATGGATATTCTGCCAAGTTGATAGACCTGGCAGTTCATGTTGCAAGTGTATAAGATATGACGATTATAGCAGATGGTGGTTCTACCAAATGTGATTGGATCCTTCTGGATGAGAAGGGAGATCAGTTACTAAAGACGCGGACACGTGGCTTAAATCCCGCTGTTGTTCCCAAAGAGGAATTATTTGAACGAATCCAGGAGAATGAAGAGCTTCCTTCTTTATTCGAAAAGGCTACCAGAGTTGATTTTTATGGTGCAGGATGCGGAACGGATACTCCCAGAGGAATATTAACTGCTGTACTTAAAGATTTATTCTTTAATGCCGATATCACGGTAAAGGAGGACATTATGGCGGCGGTGTACGCCGCTACCACCAAACCCGGGATCGTTTGTATATTAGGAACAGGTTCTAATAGCTGTTATTACGACGGAGAGAAAATCTTTACGCCGGTACCTTCTCTGGGCTATACGCTAATGGACGAGGCAAGTGGAAATTACTTCGGGAAGCGACTAATTAGAGATTATTATTACAAACGGATGCCGGAACAGATCGCGAAAGCCTTCGAGCAACGCTTTAATCTGGATGCAGACGAGATCAAGCTCAACCTCTATCAGAGACCTAACCCTAATACCTATCTCGCGTCCTTTGCCGAATTTATTTTCACTAGCAAGGAGGTAAATGGATACTTTTACAAGCTTATTAGTGAAGGGATGATTCGGTTTATAGAATACCGCATCATGTGTTACAAAGAGGCACAAACTGTCCCAATTCATTTTATTGGGTCAATTGCTCATTACTCCACAGATATTATTCGCGACTGTATGAAACGATATCATCTGGATTTGGGCAATGTAATTCAGCGTCCCATTGATGGTTTACTCGATTATTATCGGGTCCATGTGCTGAAAGTTGCAGAATCCAGTTCATAAACTGTAAATTAGCATATGAGCCTACCTAAAACAGATCCTACAAAAACCAAGGCTTGGTCGGGCTTATTAGAGCATTTTGAACAGATAAAATCCGAAAGGATGCAATCCTGGTTCGAGGCAGACCCCGATAGAGCCGAGCGTATGTCCATCACTTGGGCAGACTTCTACGTGGATTATTCAAAGAACCGTATAAACGACAAAACCCTATCCTTACTTTTCGATATGGCTAATGAGGCAGGTTTAAAGCAAGCCATCGATGCCCAGTTTTCCGGCGCCGAGATCAACGAGACCGAAGGCAGGGCAGTGTTACATACTGCGCTTAGGGATTTCGGTAATATGAAGCCGGAGGTGAAGGAAACTCTCGCCAAAATAAAGTCGTTTTCAGATAAGGTGATAAACGGCTCATGGAAAGGTGCATCCGGAAAGCCAATTACCGATGTGGTTAATATAGGTATAGGAGGGAGTGATCTAGGGCCCGATATGATATGCGAGGCGTTAAAATATTATCAGAATCATCTCAATGTACATTTCATTTCCAACGTGGACGGCGATCATGTTATGGAAAGTCTTAAAACTCTCGACAGGGAGACCACATTGTTTATCATTGTATCCAAGACATTCACGACCCAGGAAACCTTAACCAATGCTAATACGGTTCGTAGTTGGTTTCTTGAAACAATGAACGAGGCCGATGTAAAGCATCATTTTGCAGCAGTATCTACCAATCTGGATGCGGTTTCAGAATTCGGGATTTCCTCCGAGAATATTTTTCCTATGTGGAATTGGGTGGGGGGACGGTTCTCACTATGGAGTGCTGTAGGACTGTCTGTGGCGTGTGCGGTGGGATATAAAAACTTTGAAGATCTGTTACGGGGAGCCCATAATATGGACAGGCATTTTCAGGAAACCGATTTTAACGGTAATATACCCGTAGTTCTGGCTCTAATTTCTGTGTGGTACAATAATTTCTTCGGAAGCGAAAGTGAGTGTATTGTACCCTATTCTCAATACCTGAACAAGCTTGTTGCCTATCTTCAACAGGGTATCATGGAGAGTAATGGTAAAAGTGTAGATAGGAATGGTGAAGTAGTATCCTACCAAACAGGCACTATTGTTTGGGGCAGTACCGGTACCAATGCTCAGCACGCGTTCTTTCAACTGATCCATCAAGGCACCAAACTCATCCCAACAGATTTTATTTGTTTTGCCCATTCTCTCTTCGGGAAGACAGATCATCAAAATAAGTTACTTGCTAATTGCTTTGCACAAACCGAAGCCTTACTACAGGGAACCTATGGTATGGAAGTGGAAAATTCTTTCAAAATATTTGAAGGAAACAAACCCACCAATACCATCCTGATTCAAAAACTCACTCCTCAAAGTTTGGGTAGCCTGATCGCCATGTACGAACATAAATTATTTGTACAAGGCGTGATATGGAATATTTATAGTTACGACCAGTGGGGCGTGGAATTAGGAAAGAAACTAGCCAAGAATACCCTGGACGCCATCGAAAATAAATCCACTTCTAATACAACCAATGCTTCTACAAAAAGACTTATTAATAAGTCGTTTTGAGCATAGAATTTTATTATCTACGAAATCTTTCGTTTTCTACTTACGGTTTTCTTATTTTTAGTAAGTATAATCAATTAAAAACTTACCAAATATGAGTGCAAAAGACAAGACGATTAGTTTAGACACCGCCAAGACCTGGACGCAAACCTGGCGTAAAGAAGAATCTGATTACAATAGTTATAATCGCTGCAATGGATTTCTGGTTCCGGCCGAAGACCTTCGTGGGGTTTTGGATGAGATCAAAGATCAGAAGAATCCACAATACATCCGCGCATATCTTGGAGTTGAAACGATGAAACTTGCCGATGGCAAAACAAAGCAGGTAGAAAAACTAATTATGGTTGGCACTCGTCCGGCAACTAACCCTTCTACAGGCAAGGTTTATTATGCCGATATATTACCCAGTGATAGTGAATCTGCCGATGGTGACACAGGTGGAAATATCTACGACTTTAGCGATCCGTGTCCACCAGAATGTGATGAGGATAGCGAGTTAAATTAAGTCATGAATCATTTTTTAGTCCTATCCATTATCGGCCATGCCATTCTCCTGGTCAATGTGATAGTATATTTTAAAAGCTTTATTAGAAATGATAAGGCTTTTAAAATATTTTCAATTTATCTAGCCATTTCTTTTTGTATTCAAATAGCCACATTGGTTATTGGTAAGGGATTTCATTTGCCTAATTTATATTTATCACATTTTTATATAGTGGGCCAATTTGTTTTGCTGTCACTTTTTTACTTTCAGCTTTTAAAGAATAAAGTGATTCTTTACCTAATACCAGCCATAGTGGCCCTTATCGGGATACAATTTATTCTAGACCCCTCTTTATTTTTTAGATATAATCCAGTTGGAATAGTGATTACCCAAATAATTCTGGTTCTCTATGCTATTCTTTATCTATACCAAAGCTTAAGCGGAAAGAAACCATTTATAATAATTAACGCGGGGATTTTATTTTATCTTTTGTCAAGTACTTTGATCTTCGCATCCGGAAATCTGGTTTTGGATCTGGATATTTCACAGAACACCAGGTTTATTTTGATCAATGTAAACAGGGTGTTCATTTTACTGCTTCAAATATTAATTTTTACCGAATGGTACCGCAATTATCGGCCGGCCCTAAAGAGTGGATAATTACATGTGTCGATTTAGTATCTTCGTCTAGCCATGCAAGAAATCATTTCCGAAGAACAACAAATAATAGACATCATCCTCATCGCCATAGGACTCCTGTTACTCATGGCTCTGGCAATCGTTTTGTTCTTTTATTTCTCGCGTCGAAGGATTATTAAAACAGAATTGGAAAAAGCAAACCTGGAGATAAAACACCAGAGAGAAGTATTACAATCCACAATCATTACACAAGAGGAAGAACGAAAACGGATCGCACAAGATATGCACGATGCTATTAGTTCTAAGCTCAATGTGGTTTCACTCAATGCCAATATACTTTCGGATGCTTCAATCTCCCCTGAAGAAAAGTCGAAAGTCGCAGAGAACATTGTTAAGGTTACCTCGACTGTACTAGAGAATTCCCGCAAGATCGCGCACGATCTGCTTCCTCCCACCTTAGAAAAATTTGGTTTGGAGGCCGCAATCGAAGAATTATGCGATGAAATTGGCGAGGCAGGTTCCTTTAAGATCCAGCCATATTTTCAGTACCGGCAGAATATGTTAAGTCAGAATGACGAACTTCATTTTTTCAGGATCACCCAGGAGCTGTTCAACAATACTATTAAATATGCCGACGCCAAATCCGTCCAACTTTCCCTGGTTGGAAAAGGGTCTGAAGTGGTTCTATCCTATCAAGATGATGGAAAGGGTTTTGATGTGCACGCGGCGAAAAAGGCAAAAGGACTGGGCTTGAGTGGAATTTCCAATAGAGTCGAAATCCTGGATGCCAGTATGGAAATGAACAGCAGTGTTGGCAAAGGATTATTGGTTCGAATCATAAAGAGATTGGACTAATTTTCATATTTTAGAGGCGAAGCAAACCAATAAACTCTTGAAAATAAATCTTGTAATTGCCGATGACGAGGAATTATTCCGCGTAGGTCTTTCGCATATTCTTTCTAAAGATCCTGAAATTTCAATTGTTTTTGAAGCAAGTGACGGACAACAGTTGCTGGAATATCTGGCAGCGAATGAACATCTTCCGGACATAATCATCACCGATATAAAAATGCCCGAACTCAACGGGGTAGAGGCCACCAAGTTGATTCATCAGTTATATCCCGAAATAGGTATCATCGCCCTTACTACGTATAATAGCAAGCCATTTATTAGGAATATGATCGACGTAGGCGCTTCTGCCTATCTGGTAAAGAATTCGGCACCCGATAAGGTTATACATACTATTAAACAGGTGTATTATAATGGTTTTTATTACGATAAGCATGTAATGACGATACTTAACAATCGTTATGCAACCGATAAGGAAGGAGAGAAAACAGCTTTCGATCAGGAATTCCTTACCGAA includes the following:
- a CDS encoding response regulator transcription factor, with the protein product MKINLVIADDEELFRVGLSHILSKDPEISIVFEASDGQQLLEYLAANEHLPDIIITDIKMPELNGVEATKLIHQLYPEIGIIALTTYNSKPFIRNMIDVGASAYLVKNSAPDKVIHTIKQVYYNGFYYDKHVMTILNNRYATDKEGEKTAFDQEFLTEREAEVLELICKQYKTSEIGEKLFISPRTVEVHRKNLLIKTGMKNIAGLVIFAIQNDLVPPIIIE
- the pgi gene encoding glucose-6-phosphate isomerase — encoded protein: MSLPKTDPTKTKAWSGLLEHFEQIKSERMQSWFEADPDRAERMSITWADFYVDYSKNRINDKTLSLLFDMANEAGLKQAIDAQFSGAEINETEGRAVLHTALRDFGNMKPEVKETLAKIKSFSDKVINGSWKGASGKPITDVVNIGIGGSDLGPDMICEALKYYQNHLNVHFISNVDGDHVMESLKTLDRETTLFIIVSKTFTTQETLTNANTVRSWFLETMNEADVKHHFAAVSTNLDAVSEFGISSENIFPMWNWVGGRFSLWSAVGLSVACAVGYKNFEDLLRGAHNMDRHFQETDFNGNIPVVLALISVWYNNFFGSESECIVPYSQYLNKLVAYLQQGIMESNGKSVDRNGEVVSYQTGTIVWGSTGTNAQHAFFQLIHQGTKLIPTDFICFAHSLFGKTDHQNKLLANCFAQTEALLQGTYGMEVENSFKIFEGNKPTNTILIQKLTPQSLGSLIAMYEHKLFVQGVIWNIYSYDQWGVELGKKLAKNTLDAIENKSTSNTTNASTKRLINKSF
- the gap gene encoding type I glyceraldehyde-3-phosphate dehydrogenase, whose product is MTKIGINGFGRIGRIAFRIAAQNDNVEVVAVNDLLDVDHLAYLLEYDSVHGKYPGTVSVEGGNLIVDGKTVRVTAERNPEDLKWDAVGADVIIDCTGIFTTKETAGAHLKAGARKVVISAPSKDAPMFVMGVNHKDVKPDDNIVSNASCTTNCLAPMAKVIDDNLGIVEGLMTTVHAATSTQFTVDSPSRKNYRLGRSALSNIIPTSTGAAVAVTKVIPSLKGKLTGMAFRVPTTDVSVVDLTVRTEKSATYDEVKQMFRDAAKGSFAGIIDYVEDPVVSQDFVSDPNTCNFDADAGIALNDNFFKLIAWYDNEYGYSAKLIDLAVHVASV
- a CDS encoding sensor histidine kinase — translated: MQEIISEEQQIIDIILIAIGLLLLMALAIVLFFYFSRRRIIKTELEKANLEIKHQREVLQSTIITQEEERKRIAQDMHDAISSKLNVVSLNANILSDASISPEEKSKVAENIVKVTSTVLENSRKIAHDLLPPTLEKFGLEAAIEELCDEIGEAGSFKIQPYFQYRQNMLSQNDELHFFRITQELFNNTIKYADAKSVQLSLVGKGSEVVLSYQDDGKGFDVHAAKKAKGLGLSGISNRVEILDASMEMNSSVGKGLLVRIIKRLD
- a CDS encoding N-acetylglucosamine kinase, coding for MTIIADGGSTKCDWILLDEKGDQLLKTRTRGLNPAVVPKEELFERIQENEELPSLFEKATRVDFYGAGCGTDTPRGILTAVLKDLFFNADITVKEDIMAAVYAATTKPGIVCILGTGSNSCYYDGEKIFTPVPSLGYTLMDEASGNYFGKRLIRDYYYKRMPEQIAKAFEQRFNLDADEIKLNLYQRPNPNTYLASFAEFIFTSKEVNGYFYKLISEGMIRFIEYRIMCYKEAQTVPIHFIGSIAHYSTDIIRDCMKRYHLDLGNVIQRPIDGLLDYYRVHVLKVAESSS